One window of the Methylocystis parvus OBBP genome contains the following:
- a CDS encoding DHA2 family efflux MFS transporter permease subunit encodes MEESTVKRFLPWVVATALFMEQLDATIVNTAVPAMAESLQVTPLSLKAVAASYVLSLAVGIPVSGWIADRFGTRRVFAVAIAVFTIASALCGLSQSAGQMVVARILQGAGAALMMPVGRLTIVRTFEKSELMTAMNFVIIPALIGPLLGPTVGGLIVHWLSWREIFFVNVPIGIVAQWLIHRHMPNYREDARRPFDWRGLLLFGSGTALLSWLLEIFGEHQIELVTGAVLFIVAIALLLAYWRHALRAPYPLLDLALFKKRTFEVSVTGGFVTRLGVGGLPFLTPLLLQVGLGLPAWKSGLLMMPTAAAAMGMKMASRPILARFGYRAVLIVNTVMIGVTTCLYALVTEQTPLAAVVAIGFALGFFNSLQFTSMNSMAYADVEPQESSMAATIASSFQQISMSFGLAIGSLVAAWFLGGASQSNPHAVINALHGAYLSLGLLTIVSSLSFWRLHATDGASLSRASPELA; translated from the coding sequence ATGGAGGAGTCGACGGTCAAACGCTTCTTGCCCTGGGTAGTCGCCACGGCGCTGTTCATGGAGCAACTCGACGCGACCATCGTGAACACTGCGGTTCCTGCGATGGCGGAGAGCTTGCAGGTGACGCCTCTGAGCCTGAAGGCCGTCGCGGCGAGCTATGTGTTGAGCCTTGCCGTCGGCATCCCGGTCAGCGGATGGATCGCGGATCGCTTCGGGACAAGAAGGGTCTTCGCCGTCGCTATCGCGGTCTTCACGATCGCGTCCGCGCTGTGCGGATTGTCCCAGAGCGCCGGGCAGATGGTCGTGGCCCGCATCCTTCAGGGCGCCGGCGCGGCGCTGATGATGCCCGTCGGCAGATTGACCATCGTGCGGACGTTCGAGAAGAGCGAACTGATGACCGCGATGAATTTCGTCATCATCCCGGCCCTTATCGGCCCGCTTCTCGGGCCGACGGTCGGCGGTCTGATCGTGCATTGGCTGTCATGGCGCGAGATCTTCTTCGTCAACGTCCCCATCGGGATCGTCGCGCAATGGCTGATCCATCGCCACATGCCCAATTACCGTGAGGATGCGCGCCGCCCCTTCGACTGGCGCGGCCTCTTACTTTTCGGTTCGGGCACGGCGCTTCTCTCCTGGCTTCTGGAGATCTTCGGCGAGCATCAGATCGAACTTGTTACAGGCGCTGTCCTCTTCATCGTCGCAATCGCGTTGCTTCTTGCCTATTGGCGGCATGCTCTGAGAGCGCCTTACCCGCTGCTCGATCTCGCTCTGTTCAAGAAGCGGACGTTCGAAGTTTCCGTCACCGGCGGCTTCGTCACAAGGCTAGGCGTCGGCGGCTTGCCATTCCTGACGCCGCTGCTGTTGCAGGTCGGTCTCGGACTTCCCGCGTGGAAATCGGGACTCCTCATGATGCCGACCGCAGCCGCCGCCATGGGTATGAAGATGGCGTCGAGACCCATTCTCGCCCGCTTCGGCTACCGCGCCGTGCTCATCGTCAACACGGTGATGATCGGCGTCACGACCTGCCTCTACGCCCTGGTCACCGAGCAGACGCCGCTCGCCGCCGTCGTCGCCATCGGCTTCGCGCTGGGCTTCTTCAACTCGCTCCAATTCACCAGCATGAACAGCATGGCTTATGCCGATGTCGAGCCCCAGGAGTCGAGCATGGCGGCCACGATCGCAAGCTCATTCCAGCAAATATCGATGAGCTTCGGCCTCGCCATCGGGTCGCTGGTCGCCGCTTGGTTCCTCGGCGGGGCGTCGCAGTCCAATCCCCACGCCGTCATCAACGCCCTTCATGGCGCTTACCTGTCGCTCGGCTTGCTCACCATCGTCTCTTCCCTGTCCTTCTGGAGATTGCATGCGACAGACGGCGCCAGCCTGAGCCGCGCAAGCCCGGAATTGGCCTGA
- a CDS encoding DUF938 domain-containing protein, which yields MGDNRLFSAAAARNRGPILDVLRAVLPERGLVLEMASGSGEHVVHFAAELTKLTFAPSDPSSKARESVVAWIASAGVGNVRAPLALDAARAPWPIERADAVICINMVHISPWAATVGLFDNAGAILPAGAPLYLYGPYKRDGAHTAQSNAEFDAGLRAQDPSWGVRDLETVADLGRQAGFEGPEIIEMPANNLSLIFRRAL from the coding sequence ATGGGCGACAATCGTCTTTTCTCCGCCGCGGCGGCCCGCAATCGCGGGCCCATCCTGGACGTCCTGCGCGCGGTTCTGCCGGAACGTGGACTCGTGCTGGAGATGGCGAGCGGCTCCGGCGAACATGTCGTGCATTTCGCGGCGGAGCTGACAAAGTTGACATTCGCGCCATCCGACCCCAGCTCGAAGGCCCGCGAGAGCGTCGTGGCGTGGATCGCGTCCGCCGGCGTCGGAAATGTGCGGGCGCCGCTCGCTCTGGATGCGGCGCGGGCGCCCTGGCCAATCGAGCGGGCGGACGCCGTCATCTGCATCAACATGGTTCATATTTCGCCATGGGCGGCGACGGTGGGCCTTTTCGACAACGCCGGAGCGATTCTGCCGGCCGGCGCGCCGCTCTATCTTTATGGTCCCTACAAGCGGGACGGCGCGCATACCGCGCAAAGCAACGCCGAATTCGACGCCGGCCTTCGCGCTCAAGATCCTTCCTGGGGCGTGCGTGATCTCGAAACAGTGGCCGATCTTGGCCGGCAAGCGGGTTTCGAAGGGCCCGAGATTATCGAAATGCCAGCGAATAATCTAAGCTTGATATTTCGACGCGCGCTCTGA
- a CDS encoding TonB-dependent receptor family protein yields the protein MSRSGLLRDVSIASLVLAFVPAVAHAQQTLPRIEVGAARRAAPRASSPAPALAAAPAAAQNISAAPGFQPSRVRLSIYRDPPGQTVTTVDHKFLRPTPMFTVREMLQYSPGVQIQDGNTAREVNISIRGSGSRFGVGYPLGVRNIMLYEDGFPITTADGTGRTDILDPHAYAGADVYRGPSSALFGNYATGGAVNFRTFSGAEVDGVDTGSEFGSFSYINNYLRAGKKVATTEFGEFDVSIFASDARGDGYLARSAFSGDQARLLARWSPTPSDRFMLKYLFNDSFSTFMNRSSQNQYYWNPYGKQFGCAIAVPANLPFCNNLNVPANGIFTSALAPLVNQSVWQLGSHLHSQQMIGGFRWEHDFDNATTWRSQVTYNYFDYINGTWPPPKVGPAVLGGLGGPVAIRGPSVGIDASTDVTSRAAIFGFPATHYLGFFYNNVKTTNPLFNQLPNVWNYGAIGGAVGKIDSYTSNIGLRAREEIALTPQLTGVVGFSSNWNRVWGVNTVYNYNANGSWRLPQQVGVDNDYWNTSPEASLTYRYSPEWQVRARYAAGYGTPSFLFLTSTQTGAGSNSNLQAQTNMGVDLGVDWTPSRNVIVSLTGFNEWFRNEILSLSNGLVSYQANVPASIHRGLEANIDWRPFDGWRFIAAYTLNDQFFTNYWDNLGALNGRFVTYNRSGNKIPNVSPHTLTARVGYDQPTGDFAGLGAYAEYVFKAGYTIDNANFTSLPGYGLVNLNVHYNRDISDFYFKNIEMYLNLNNVFDRTYIAGSFVMANTLVTGTAIQTPTVLLSTAQGAGILAGQPRSLVGGVKLRF from the coding sequence ATGTCACGCTCAGGCCTTCTGCGCGATGTCTCCATCGCGTCGCTCGTTCTCGCTTTCGTTCCCGCCGTCGCTCATGCGCAGCAAACGCTGCCGCGCATTGAGGTGGGAGCCGCCCGGCGCGCCGCGCCTCGCGCATCCAGCCCTGCGCCAGCCCTCGCCGCCGCGCCGGCGGCCGCGCAAAACATAAGCGCCGCGCCCGGATTCCAGCCGTCGCGCGTCAGGCTGTCGATCTACCGCGATCCGCCCGGTCAGACGGTGACCACGGTCGATCACAAATTTCTCCGGCCGACGCCCATGTTCACTGTGCGGGAAATGCTGCAATACAGCCCCGGCGTTCAGATACAGGACGGCAATACCGCGCGCGAAGTCAATATTTCGATTCGCGGCTCAGGCTCCCGCTTCGGGGTAGGCTATCCGCTCGGCGTCCGCAACATCATGCTGTACGAGGATGGATTCCCGATCACCACAGCCGACGGAACGGGCCGCACCGACATTCTCGATCCGCACGCCTATGCCGGGGCAGATGTCTATCGCGGTCCCTCCTCGGCGCTGTTCGGGAACTACGCGACTGGCGGCGCGGTCAACTTCCGGACGTTTTCCGGCGCGGAGGTCGACGGAGTCGACACCGGGTCCGAATTCGGCAGTTTCAGCTACATCAACAATTATCTGCGGGCGGGCAAGAAGGTCGCGACCACGGAGTTCGGCGAGTTCGATGTCTCGATCTTTGCGTCGGACGCGCGCGGCGACGGTTATCTGGCGCGCAGCGCCTTTTCGGGCGACCAGGCGCGGCTCCTCGCAAGATGGTCGCCGACGCCCAGTGATCGCTTCATGCTGAAATATCTGTTCAACGACTCGTTTTCGACGTTCATGAACAGAAGCTCCCAAAACCAGTATTACTGGAACCCCTATGGAAAACAGTTTGGCTGCGCCATCGCCGTTCCCGCCAATCTGCCATTTTGCAACAATCTAAACGTGCCCGCCAATGGCATCTTCACGTCGGCCCTGGCGCCGCTCGTCAATCAAAGCGTCTGGCAACTTGGCTCACATCTTCATTCGCAGCAGATGATCGGCGGCTTCCGTTGGGAGCATGATTTCGACAACGCCACAACTTGGCGGAGCCAGGTCACCTATAACTATTTCGACTATATCAACGGCACCTGGCCGCCGCCGAAGGTCGGGCCCGCCGTGCTGGGCGGCCTCGGCGGACCGGTTGCGATCCGAGGCCCGTCTGTCGGCATCGACGCCAGCACCGATGTGACGAGCCGCGCCGCGATTTTCGGCTTCCCCGCCACGCATTATCTGGGCTTTTTCTACAACAATGTAAAAACCACGAATCCGCTTTTCAACCAGCTTCCCAACGTCTGGAATTATGGCGCGATCGGCGGGGCCGTCGGCAAGATCGACAGCTATACGTCCAATATCGGGCTGCGCGCGCGAGAGGAGATTGCGCTGACGCCGCAATTGACGGGCGTGGTGGGCTTCAGCTCGAACTGGAACCGCGTCTGGGGCGTCAACACCGTTTACAACTACAACGCCAATGGAAGCTGGAGACTGCCGCAGCAGGTCGGCGTCGACAATGATTACTGGAACACCTCGCCGGAAGCTTCGCTGACTTATCGTTACAGCCCGGAATGGCAAGTCCGCGCGCGCTATGCGGCGGGTTACGGCACGCCTTCCTTCCTCTTCCTGACGTCGACGCAGACCGGAGCCGGGAGCAATTCCAATCTTCAGGCGCAGACCAATATGGGCGTCGATCTCGGCGTCGACTGGACGCCGTCTCGTAACGTGATCGTGAGTCTGACGGGCTTCAACGAGTGGTTCCGCAACGAGATCCTGTCGCTGTCGAATGGCCTCGTCAGCTATCAGGCGAACGTTCCCGCTTCGATCCATCGCGGCCTGGAAGCCAATATCGATTGGCGGCCTTTCGACGGCTGGCGCTTCATTGCAGCCTATACGCTGAACGATCAGTTCTTCACGAACTACTGGGACAATCTCGGCGCCCTCAACGGCCGGTTCGTGACGTACAACCGCTCGGGCAACAAAATCCCCAATGTTTCCCCCCATACGCTCACTGCGCGCGTGGGATACGATCAGCCGACCGGCGATTTCGCGGGCCTGGGGGCCTACGCTGAATATGTCTTCAAGGCAGGCTACACGATCGACAACGCCAATTTCACGTCGCTGCCCGGCTACGGGCTGGTCAATCTGAACGTTCACTACAATCGCGACATTTCCGACTTTTACTTCAAAAACATCGAAATGTATCTCAACCTCAACAATGTTTTCGACCGCACCTACATCGCCGGATCGTTCGTGATGGCGAATACGCTCGTCACCGGAACGGCGATCCAGACGCCGACGGTCCTACTCTCAACGGCGCAAGGCGCTGGCATTCTCGCCGGACAGCCGCGGTCGCTGGTCGGAGGCGTCAAGCTTAGGTTCTGA
- a CDS encoding methyltransferase domain-containing protein, with translation MGIVLFVENMHCKGCAQHVVEAARSVLPDAEVSVDLSAKQVSIEPAPANPRQLLGAIVDAGYAARITRQEMDADFIARRSAARARLDAMNPHMGSKGDPNDPKGDQWFTKIYELAGEDAANVPWAALAPNSLLVDWLARQDVRKKRVLDVGCGLGDNAEAFAGAGARVSAFDYIDCAVAWAKRRFPDSSVDYRLADLFAPPKEWIGAFDLVHECYTLQTLREEMLPAAARALASMVAPGGRLLVISSAREREEPQTTPWRPLTRDEIESLAVDGLSLTAFDDIPQQGCLSRRWRAVLSR, from the coding sequence ATGGGGATCGTCTTGTTTGTCGAAAACATGCATTGCAAAGGTTGCGCGCAGCATGTCGTGGAGGCCGCGCGCAGCGTCTTGCCGGACGCCGAGGTCTCGGTCGATCTTTCGGCGAAACAAGTGTCGATCGAACCCGCGCCCGCCAATCCGCGTCAGCTTCTCGGGGCCATCGTCGACGCCGGTTATGCGGCTCGAATCACGAGGCAGGAAATGGACGCCGACTTTATCGCCCGTCGATCCGCGGCTCGCGCGCGTCTCGACGCGATGAACCCGCATATGGGATCGAAGGGCGACCCAAACGATCCCAAAGGCGACCAATGGTTCACGAAGATCTATGAACTCGCGGGCGAGGACGCCGCTAATGTTCCCTGGGCGGCGCTTGCGCCGAATTCGTTGCTCGTGGATTGGCTCGCGCGACAGGATGTAAGGAAAAAGCGCGTTCTCGATGTCGGTTGCGGATTGGGCGACAATGCGGAGGCCTTCGCGGGTGCGGGCGCGCGCGTCTCGGCCTTCGACTATATCGACTGCGCCGTGGCGTGGGCGAAGCGGCGCTTTCCAGACAGCTCAGTCGATTACCGCTTGGCCGATCTTTTCGCGCCGCCGAAGGAGTGGATTGGCGCCTTCGACCTTGTGCACGAATGCTACACGCTACAGACGCTCCGCGAGGAAATGCTGCCGGCGGCCGCGCGTGCGCTCGCATCCATGGTTGCGCCCGGCGGGCGACTCCTCGTCATTTCCTCCGCGCGCGAGAGAGAAGAACCGCAGACAACGCCCTGGCGGCCGCTGACCCGCGACGAGATCGAAAGCCTCGCGGTGGACGGCCTTTCCCTGACGGCGTTCGACGACATTCCGCAACAAGGCTGCCTCTCGCGCCGTTGGCGCGCGGTTCTCTCTCGCTGA
- a CDS encoding YaiI/YqxD family protein, with protein MTLKIYIDADACPVKEETYKVAIRYGLQTFVISNSFMQIPTSPLITRVIVAAGADVADDWIAEHVVAGDVVVTSDIPLAARVLAKEAHAIAPYGRAFTEDSIGLALAQRSLMEHIRSTGEATGGPPPFSSTNRSRFLQALDQAIARERRKRSLSESR; from the coding sequence ATGACCCTTAAGATCTACATCGACGCCGACGCCTGCCCGGTGAAGGAGGAGACCTACAAAGTCGCCATCCGCTACGGACTGCAGACCTTCGTGATTTCCAACAGCTTCATGCAAATCCCAACATCGCCGCTGATTACGAGGGTGATTGTCGCGGCCGGCGCGGACGTCGCCGACGACTGGATCGCGGAACATGTCGTCGCCGGCGATGTGGTCGTGACCAGCGATATTCCCCTGGCTGCGCGCGTTCTGGCCAAAGAGGCGCATGCAATTGCGCCCTATGGGCGCGCCTTTACGGAGGATTCCATCGGTCTCGCCCTCGCGCAGCGCTCTCTCATGGAGCATATCCGCTCGACGGGCGAGGCGACCGGCGGCCCGCCGCCCTTTTCCTCGACGAACCGATCCCGTTTCCTTCAAGCCCTCGACCAGGCGATCGCCCGCGAAAGAAGGAAGCGTTCGTTGTCGGAGTCTCGGTGA
- a CDS encoding spermidine synthase, with product MIPWSLIDTARIPGGEGALRLMRRGAEFSIMLGQNELMNSRLSGSEEALATLACERIHSRQDPRILIGGLGMGFTLRAVLAVADPKALIVVAELVPAVVAWARGPMADLYGTSLTDPRVSILEEDVGQIIHSTRAPYDAILLDVDNGPEGLTREANDGLYDIAGLRAARDVLRPGGVLAVWSSGPDRSFTQRLHRAGFGVEEIKLRANGKRGGARHVVWIATRIDRGKRPQAG from the coding sequence GTGATTCCCTGGTCCCTGATCGACACGGCCCGAATACCTGGCGGCGAAGGCGCGCTGCGGCTCATGCGCCGGGGAGCCGAATTCTCGATCATGCTGGGCCAGAATGAATTGATGAATAGTCGTCTCAGCGGCTCCGAGGAGGCGCTCGCCACGCTCGCATGCGAGAGAATACATTCCCGCCAGGACCCGCGCATTCTCATCGGCGGGCTGGGGATGGGTTTTACTCTGCGCGCCGTGCTTGCGGTCGCCGACCCCAAGGCGCTTATCGTTGTCGCGGAGCTGGTTCCCGCAGTGGTCGCGTGGGCGCGCGGTCCGATGGCGGATTTGTATGGGACGAGTCTGACAGATCCGCGCGTCTCGATCCTGGAAGAGGATGTGGGCCAGATCATCCACTCGACGCGCGCGCCCTATGACGCCATCCTGCTCGACGTCGATAACGGCCCCGAAGGTTTGACGCGCGAAGCCAATGACGGCCTTTACGACATCGCGGGATTGAGGGCCGCTCGTGACGTCTTGCGACCCGGAGGCGTGCTGGCCGTCTGGTCGTCCGGCCCTGATCGCAGCTTCACGCAGCGACTCCACAGAGCCGGGTTCGGCGTCGAGGAGATCAAGCTGCGCGCCAATGGCAAGAGAGGCGGGGCCCGGCACGTCGTCTGGATCGCGACGCGCATCGATCGCGGAAAGCGCCCGCAGGCCGGATAG
- a CDS encoding sensor histidine kinase → MWLHSLKSRLILYWILGSLLAYFSTPVTVQIPLAFFWGRDHRQALEVWTTKHARDIVVDALRRGSDGKLYVESTERLRRHQQRNPDFRFAVFDPHDGALLPGSSEELAAHFKPLMGDVEVFGSLFHLTDDANVNARGYVRTTLTRYGKLGTIVYGSNFHWDDVFYQLNAYVVAENLLAYAPLCALISLIGFFVVRGSLAPLRVAAANIRKINIDTLNWQAANADLPSEILPFVEEVNAAFQRVRDGVARQRRFTANSAHELRTPIAILCARLDKMADGPLKVELQHDATRIKTILEQLLVLAQLEERGDGKAPPELDLRSAILTTIADLMPIAYQNDRQIEFDAPDDPVLVYAYRWAVESVVTNLIENAMRVEPSNGLVIVRLTSDAIVEVVDHGEGIAPQDREMIFEPFWRKSDATPGTGLGLAIAKELIEKQGGRLWVVETPGGGATFKLAFAPRQMTAARCVSTPVRPKPIANA, encoded by the coding sequence ATGTGGCTGCATTCTCTCAAATCCCGCCTGATCCTGTATTGGATTCTCGGTTCGTTGCTCGCTTATTTTTCGACCCCCGTCACCGTGCAAATCCCTCTTGCATTTTTTTGGGGCCGCGATCATCGGCAGGCGCTTGAGGTTTGGACGACGAAACACGCGAGAGACATCGTCGTCGATGCGCTTCGGCGCGGATCGGACGGAAAATTATACGTGGAGTCGACCGAGCGACTGCGGCGGCATCAACAACGAAATCCGGACTTCCGCTTCGCCGTGTTCGATCCGCACGACGGCGCCTTGCTGCCAGGATCGTCCGAGGAGCTGGCGGCCCATTTCAAGCCGCTGATGGGAGACGTCGAAGTATTCGGTTCGCTTTTCCATTTGACCGACGACGCCAATGTCAACGCGCGAGGATATGTCCGCACAACGCTGACCCGTTACGGAAAGCTCGGCACAATCGTATATGGCTCGAATTTTCACTGGGACGACGTCTTCTACCAATTGAACGCCTATGTGGTGGCCGAAAATCTCCTTGCTTATGCGCCGCTTTGCGCGCTCATCTCGCTCATCGGGTTTTTCGTGGTGCGCGGCAGCCTGGCTCCCCTGCGCGTAGCCGCCGCGAATATCAGAAAAATAAATATAGACACGCTGAACTGGCAGGCGGCGAACGCCGATCTGCCATCGGAAATTTTGCCTTTCGTCGAAGAAGTGAATGCAGCCTTCCAGCGGGTACGAGATGGGGTCGCGCGTCAGAGGCGCTTCACCGCCAATTCGGCGCACGAACTCCGCACGCCAATTGCGATTTTGTGCGCGCGGCTGGACAAGATGGCGGATGGCCCGCTCAAGGTCGAATTGCAGCACGACGCCACGCGGATCAAGACGATCCTCGAGCAACTTCTTGTTCTCGCGCAGCTCGAAGAGCGCGGCGACGGAAAAGCGCCGCCCGAGCTCGATCTCAGAAGCGCGATTTTGACGACCATCGCGGACTTGATGCCAATCGCTTATCAAAACGATCGCCAGATTGAATTCGACGCGCCCGACGACCCCGTTCTCGTCTACGCCTATCGGTGGGCCGTAGAGAGCGTTGTGACCAATCTCATTGAAAATGCGATGCGGGTCGAGCCGTCCAACGGTCTCGTCATCGTTCGCCTCACTTCGGACGCCATTGTCGAAGTCGTGGACCACGGCGAAGGAATCGCGCCACAGGATCGCGAAATGATCTTCGAGCCGTTCTGGCGCAAAAGCGACGCCACGCCCGGGACCGGATTAGGGCTGGCCATCGCCAAGGAGTTGATAGAGAAACAGGGTGGCCGGCTCTGGGTCGTGGAGACGCCGGGAGGCGGCGCGACCTTCAAGCTCGCCTTTGCCCCTCGGCAAATGACGGCTGCACGATGCGTGTCGACGCCTGTGCGACCCAAACCAATCGCAAATGCATAA
- a CDS encoding response regulator transcription factor — protein sequence MRILVVEDQIDMSILMSDRLERSGYLVDRVGVIADAREALYAYDYPILLLDRRLPDGDGLDFLPEIRALRPNIRVLMVTALRSLDDRINGLDAGADDYLIKPFAPDELLARIRASLRRPGAAPIPPVLLGALSFDLNLHEAHVSGRPLILHKRELLLLETLMRRAGRAVAYSVIIDEIYGLDEQVQNDALKMLVSRLRQKLREADAGVEIYATRSVGYLIARARV from the coding sequence ATGAGAATTTTGGTCGTCGAAGACCAAATTGACATGAGCATACTGATGTCCGACCGCCTCGAGCGATCAGGATATCTGGTCGATCGCGTCGGCGTGATCGCCGACGCGCGAGAGGCGTTGTATGCTTATGATTATCCGATTTTGTTGCTGGATCGGCGGCTGCCGGATGGCGACGGTCTTGATTTTTTGCCCGAGATTCGTGCGCTTCGGCCGAATATTCGCGTGCTCATGGTGACGGCGCTGCGCTCTCTCGACGACCGCATCAACGGTCTCGACGCCGGAGCCGACGATTATCTGATCAAGCCATTTGCGCCTGATGAGCTTCTTGCCCGGATACGCGCCAGTCTGCGGCGTCCTGGCGCCGCGCCGATTCCTCCGGTTTTGTTGGGCGCATTGTCCTTCGATCTCAATTTGCACGAAGCTCACGTAAGCGGCCGTCCGCTGATCCTGCACAAGCGCGAGCTGCTGCTACTCGAGACGCTGATGCGGCGCGCCGGACGCGCCGTCGCTTATTCTGTCATTATCGATGAAATCTACGGTCTGGACGAGCAGGTGCAGAATGACGCGCTGAAAATGCTGGTTTCCCGTCTCCGCCAGAAACTCAGAGAGGCGGATGCGGGCGTCGAGATTTATGCGACGCGGAGCGTGGGTTACTTGATCGCGCGGGCGCGCGTTTGA
- a CDS encoding extracellular solute-binding protein has product MILGKRILGKRKASLAYGGRAKNARRPGNEDDVKRNIWREQRLRHQSIWKAKRALFLCAASLILFSMAISCLIAPFERVAAAENVKHGLALYGDPALPANFDHFPYANPSAPKGGKLRLGMIGSYESLNPFNLKFASAPQLLIGNVYQSLMARSQDEPYSFYPLIAESIEIDSKWEHVIFHLDRRARFSDRKPITAEDVLFSFELLKAKGRPGQRDAFGRVSKVETPDAHTVRFDLISGPDRELPLLLAAMPVLSNTATDSAHFDDVRMDIPVGSGPYIVKEVKIGERLVLARDADYWAKDLPSQRGLYNFDEIDIDWHRDGNALFEALKAGLVDYREESSASRWLKGYDFPAIRDGIVVKDVLRPGRPVGMSGFVFNLRNKLFDDVRLREAIAMTFDFEWVNANLYGGLYRRTVSYFDESQYSSSGRPASGGERALISKYPGAVREDILEGKWRPPEHDGSGRDRNIARQALRLLAESGYKLAEKGLEKDGRPIAFEIMVRDHDEERLALNFAASLKRIGVAAQPRLYDEVQYQQRRRKFEYDVMIGQWLPAAVPGAEQAGRWSSASIDKEKGTNLAGASSPALDGLIDALIRARDAEEHLSAARALDRALLSGFYFVPLFHAGEIWTVHSTELERPARLPNFPIYPFGFTLEQWWWKTNKIGRE; this is encoded by the coding sequence ATGATTCTCGGCAAGCGAATTCTCGGCAAGCGAAAAGCCTCACTGGCATATGGCGGCCGCGCAAAAAATGCACGTCGTCCGGGAAACGAAGACGACGTAAAGCGGAATATTTGGAGAGAACAGCGATTGCGCCACCAATCCATCTGGAAAGCCAAGCGCGCGCTTTTTCTCTGCGCCGCGTCGCTCATTCTCTTTTCGATGGCGATTTCCTGCCTTATCGCGCCATTTGAGCGCGTGGCCGCGGCCGAGAACGTAAAACACGGCTTGGCCCTCTACGGCGATCCTGCGCTTCCCGCGAATTTCGACCATTTTCCCTACGCAAATCCGAGCGCGCCGAAAGGCGGCAAATTGAGGCTCGGCATGATTGGAAGTTACGAGAGCCTCAATCCTTTCAACCTCAAATTCGCGTCGGCGCCGCAGCTCTTGATCGGGAACGTCTATCAAAGCTTGATGGCGCGCTCCCAGGATGAGCCTTACAGCTTTTACCCGCTTATCGCCGAGTCGATTGAGATCGACTCCAAATGGGAACATGTCATCTTCCATCTCGACCGACGCGCCCGTTTTTCTGACCGGAAGCCGATCACGGCGGAAGACGTGCTGTTTTCTTTCGAGCTCTTGAAGGCCAAAGGCCGTCCCGGACAAAGGGACGCGTTTGGGCGCGTGAGCAAGGTCGAGACGCCGGACGCGCATACGGTGCGGTTCGACCTGATAAGCGGCCCAGATCGCGAATTGCCTCTCCTGCTCGCCGCCATGCCCGTTCTCTCCAATACGGCGACGGACAGCGCCCATTTCGACGACGTTCGCATGGATATTCCAGTCGGCTCGGGTCCCTATATCGTAAAGGAGGTGAAGATCGGCGAGCGTCTGGTATTGGCCCGCGACGCGGATTACTGGGCGAAGGACCTTCCGAGCCAGCGCGGTCTCTACAATTTCGACGAGATCGACATTGATTGGCATCGCGACGGCAACGCGCTTTTCGAGGCGTTGAAGGCCGGGCTTGTCGATTATCGCGAGGAGAGCAGCGCTTCGCGCTGGCTCAAGGGCTATGACTTTCCGGCGATCCGCGACGGGATCGTCGTCAAGGACGTTCTGCGGCCCGGGCGCCCGGTTGGAATGTCCGGTTTCGTCTTCAATCTTCGCAACAAGCTTTTCGACGACGTCCGGCTACGCGAAGCCATAGCGATGACGTTCGACTTCGAATGGGTTAACGCCAATCTTTACGGAGGGCTCTACAGGCGCACTGTGAGCTATTTCGACGAATCGCAATATTCATCTTCCGGCCGCCCTGCAAGCGGGGGCGAGCGGGCCTTGATCTCCAAATATCCCGGCGCCGTGCGTGAAGATATCCTCGAAGGAAAATGGCGTCCGCCCGAGCATGACGGCAGCGGACGCGATCGAAATATCGCGCGGCAAGCGCTTCGGCTCCTCGCCGAAAGCGGCTACAAGTTGGCCGAAAAGGGCCTGGAGAAGGACGGCAGGCCGATAGCCTTCGAGATCATGGTCCGCGACCATGACGAAGAACGCCTCGCGCTGAATTTCGCCGCCTCGCTTAAGCGCATCGGCGTCGCTGCGCAGCCGAGACTTTATGACGAGGTTCAGTATCAGCAGCGACGCCGAAAATTCGAATATGACGTCATGATCGGGCAATGGCTGCCGGCGGCCGTTCCGGGCGCGGAGCAGGCGGGGCGATGGAGCTCCGCGAGCATCGACAAGGAAAAGGGAACCAATCTTGCGGGCGCGTCATCTCCCGCGCTCGACGGCCTGATCGACGCTCTTATCCGCGCGCGAGATGCTGAAGAGCATTTGAGCGCGGCGCGCGCGCTCGATCGCGCGCTCCTCTCCGGCTTTTACTTCGTTCCCTTGTTCCACGCCGGAGAGATTTGGACTGTCCACAGCACCGAGCTCGAGCGCCCCGCTCGTCTGCCTAATTTTCCAATCTATCCCTTCGGCTTCACGCTCGAGCAGTGGTGGTGGAAGACGAACAAGATAGGGAGAGAGTAG